CTCAATCTGACATGCTTTAGCGATATTTTCTTTCATTTGTTCTAAATAAGGCTTCATTTTTGGTTGTTCTGCTAAAATTGTACAATCAATATTGCCAATAGTAAAGCCAGTAGTCAAAACTTTTTGACTTGCTACTTGTAATAACTTGATCGAATCGGCATCTTTAAATTCTGGATCTGTATCGGGAAACAAATGACCGATATCGCCAAGCCCTGCAGCGCCTAAAATTGCATCAGTAATTGCGTGCAGTAATACATCTGCATCTGAGTGCCCTAATAATCCTTTTTCAAAAGGGAGCTCCACGCCGCCAATGATCAGCTTACGTCCAGCTACTAATTGATGAACATCAAAGCCTTGTCCAATACGTATCATATTTTCCACCTAGTTTCTTCTTCGTTTGACGATGGCTTCACCAATCAACATATCTTCTGGTGTCGTCAATTTAATATTTTCGTAACTTCCCAAAACCATTGAGACAGGTAAATCACTATATTTTTCAATCAGTGAAGCATCATCTGTGCCTAAATAGTCTTCTTGTTGTGCCCAAACATGCACAGCTAACAAATCCGCTCCATAGAAGGCTTGTGGCGTTTGAACTTGCCATAATGTTTCACGTGGAACTGTTTCTTCAACGATTCCATCAACGACACGCTTGATTGTATCTTTGACGGGCACACCTAAAATAGCAGCTCTCGTTTCTTGAACTTTACGATGGAGTAATTTTAATTGCGCTAAGCTTACAAAAGGTCGGGCTCCATCATGAACCATCACAATATTTTTAGGGTCAAGTAATGCCTTTAATCCATTAAAAACACTGTATTGTCGCTCCGATCCGCCAGAGACGATCGTTATAGGATGTTTTTTCTTGTTCTCCTTTTTAACTACTGCTGCCAATAAATCTTGTTCATCTTCTTGTGTCACTAAAATAATATGTTTACATGCAGGATCATTTAAAAAGGTATTTAACGAATAAGAAATAACTGGTTTACCGATCAAATGCAATAAAATTTTATTACGGCTGGCACCCATTCGTTTCCCTTGTCCAGCCCCCAACAAAATGACCTCATAATCCAGTGCTTTATTTCTATTTTCAGCTCTTTTCATTGGCTTTATGTTCTTCTTTACGATCATCGATTCCGCGACCCGAATGTGCAGGTTTTGCAAAAATCATCCGACCCGCCGCCGTCTGTAAGGCACTAGTCACAACAACTTGAATATGTTCATTCATGTAATGCTGTCCATCTTCAACTACAACCATCGTGCCGTCATCTAAATAGGCCACACCTTGTTGACGCTCTGTTCCAGCTTTGACAACCATTACGTTCATCGTTTCTCCTGGAATCACGACTGGTTTAACTGCATTGGCTAAAGCATTGATATTCAAGACAGGAATGTTTTGAAATTCTGAAACTTTATTTAAGTTATAGTCATTGGTTACGACTACACCATCCAACAGTTTTGCTAGTTTGATCAATTTACTATCTACTTCTGAAATGTCTTCAAAATCACCCTCATACATTTCAACAGAGATCCCATCTTCTTTTTGCAATGCATTTAAAATATCCAATCCACGGCGACCACGAACACGTTTTAAGCTATCACCAGAATCTGCAATATATTGTAATTCATACAATACAAAATTAGGAATCAAAATAACCCCTTCTAAAAAGCCTGACTTAGCAATATCGTAGATCCTACCATCAATAATTACACTCGTATCCAAAATTTTATACTTATGGAAATGATCTTCTACTCTACGATCTAGCACTTCGCCTTCACTTTCGGTTAGAACTTTCTTTTGCTTAGGAGTAAAAATTTTACGCCATTCATCAATACGAGTTGTGCCCATACGAAAACCTAAATAACCAAAAATAATCATCACTAATATGGGTAAAACGCTATTTACAAACGGAATATTCAAATTGTACATAGGAATCGAGATAATCGCTCCGATGATCAACCCAATGATTGCGCCCACACTCCCAAATAATAAATAGGTCAAGCTCATTTCATTTAATGCTGCTTCTACTTTTTTCACACCTGAAACAATATACTTTGCTAACCCTAACGATAAAATGAAGAAAATAAGTGCACCAATCAAACTGTTAGTAAAGTTATTGTTCAGCCATGTGTTATCTGCCTGCTTTGCCATGTCCCAAGCCATCGGTAATAATGAGATACCTAAACTTGCACCAGCAACGACCATCAGCAGTGTGATGACACGTTTTTGCATAGATTCATCCTCCAATATAGTCATACTTATTTTAAAGAATGACAGGAGAGACCGCCTTTAGTTTGTTACCACGATCTCTGTCTCTCACTCTACTTGAATACTTTTCTTAAGGTTTCTCCAATTGTGGCAACGCCGACAATCTCAATTCCTTCTGGTGGCGTCCAACCACCTAAATTGTTCTTCGGTAAATAAATCTTGGTAAACCCTAACTTTTGTGCTTCACGTACTCGTTGTTCAATGCTGTTCACACGACGTATTTCGCCAGTTAAACCGATCTCACCAATAAAACATTCTGTTGGTTTGGTCCCATTTTCTTTGTAACTGGAAGCGATACTGACTGCTACAGCTAAATCGATTGCCGGCTCATTGATTTTGACACCGCCTGCTGCTTTCAAATAGGCATCTTGATTTTGCAAGAGTAAGCCAGCCCGCTTTTCTAGAACTGCCATGATCAATGAAACTCGATTGAAATCTAGCCCTGTGGTTGTTCGTTTAGCATTTCCAAACATAGTTGGTGTAACTAAAGCCTGCACCTCAACCAAAATCGGCCGCGTTCCTTCCATTGCTACAACGATTGCTGAACCTGTGGCATCCGCCAGTCGTTCCTCTAAAAAAACTTGCGACGGATTGGCGACTTCTTCCAATCCATGTTCTCTCATTTCAAAAATACCAATTTCATTAGTCGACCCAAAACGATTTTTGACTGCTCTTAAGATTCTAAACGTATGATGTTTATCACCTTCAAAATATAAAACTGTATCTACCATATGCTCAAGCATACGTGGGCCTGCAATGGAACCTTCTTTGGTCACATGACCGACGATAAAAATCGCAATACCATTGGTTTTGGCAATTTTCAATAATTCAGCAGTTGTCTCACGGACTTGGCTTACACTACCAGCCACACTCGTTACATCTGGCTGCGTCATCGTCTGAATAGAGTCAATAATCACATAATCTGGTTCTAATTTCTCAATTGCACGAGCGATTTCATTCATATCTGTTTCAGCGTATAAGTAAAATTCCGTGTCGATCGAACTTAAACGTTCCGCACGCATTTTGATTTGTTCGGCGCTCTCTTCTCCGGAAACATATAAGACTTTGCCGCCGATTTCTGCAAGTTGTTGTGATACTTGTAAAAGTAGCGTAGATTTTCCAATACCCGGATCACCGCCGATCAAAACAAGTGAGCCTGGAACTACACCGCCACCTAGCACACGATTCAGTTCTACCAGCTTCGTTTTAACTCTTGGCTCTTTCTTAGGTACTACTTCCGCTAGACGTTGCGGTTGTGTTTTTTTACCAGTCAAACTCACTCTAGCACGACGATCTGTCGTATCTTGAATGATCTCTTCTGTCATCGTGTTCCACTGTCCGCAATTTGGACAGCGTCCTAAATATTTGGGGGAAATATACCCGCACGTTTGACATTCAAATTGAACTTTTGCTTTTTTTGCCATATG
The DNA window shown above is from Enterococcus sp. 12C11_DIV0727 and carries:
- the ispF gene encoding 2-C-methyl-D-erythritol 2,4-cyclodiphosphate synthase → MIRIGQGFDVHQLVAGRKLIIGGVELPFEKGLLGHSDADVLLHAITDAILGAAGLGDIGHLFPDTDPEFKDADSIKLLQVASQKVLTTGFTIGNIDCTILAEQPKMKPYLEQMKENIAKACQIELNQINLKATTMEKMGFIGQEEGMGAIAVALLDK
- the ispD gene encoding 2-C-methyl-D-erythritol 4-phosphate cytidylyltransferase: MKRAENRNKALDYEVILLGAGQGKRMGASRNKILLHLIGKPVISYSLNTFLNDPACKHIILVTQEDEQDLLAAVVKKENKKKHPITIVSGGSERQYSVFNGLKALLDPKNIVMVHDGARPFVSLAQLKLLHRKVQETRAAILGVPVKDTIKRVVDGIVEETVPRETLWQVQTPQAFYGADLLAVHVWAQQEDYLGTDDASLIEKYSDLPVSMVLGSYENIKLTTPEDMLIGEAIVKRRRN
- a CDS encoding PIN/TRAM domain-containing protein, with translation MQKRVITLLMVVAGASLGISLLPMAWDMAKQADNTWLNNNFTNSLIGALIFFILSLGLAKYIVSGVKKVEAALNEMSLTYLLFGSVGAIIGLIIGAIISIPMYNLNIPFVNSVLPILVMIIFGYLGFRMGTTRIDEWRKIFTPKQKKVLTESEGEVLDRRVEDHFHKYKILDTSVIIDGRIYDIAKSGFLEGVILIPNFVLYELQYIADSGDSLKRVRGRRGLDILNALQKEDGISVEMYEGDFEDISEVDSKLIKLAKLLDGVVVTNDYNLNKVSEFQNIPVLNINALANAVKPVVIPGETMNVMVVKAGTERQQGVAYLDDGTMVVVEDGQHYMNEHIQVVVTSALQTAAGRMIFAKPAHSGRGIDDRKEEHKANEKS
- the radA gene encoding DNA repair protein RadA; translation: MAKKAKVQFECQTCGYISPKYLGRCPNCGQWNTMTEEIIQDTTDRRARVSLTGKKTQPQRLAEVVPKKEPRVKTKLVELNRVLGGGVVPGSLVLIGGDPGIGKSTLLLQVSQQLAEIGGKVLYVSGEESAEQIKMRAERLSSIDTEFYLYAETDMNEIARAIEKLEPDYVIIDSIQTMTQPDVTSVAGSVSQVRETTAELLKIAKTNGIAIFIVGHVTKEGSIAGPRMLEHMVDTVLYFEGDKHHTFRILRAVKNRFGSTNEIGIFEMREHGLEEVANPSQVFLEERLADATGSAIVVAMEGTRPILVEVQALVTPTMFGNAKRTTTGLDFNRVSLIMAVLEKRAGLLLQNQDAYLKAAGGVKINEPAIDLAVAVSIASSYKENGTKPTECFIGEIGLTGEIRRVNSIEQRVREAQKLGFTKIYLPKNNLGGWTPPEGIEIVGVATIGETLRKVFK